In the Panthera uncia isolate 11264 chromosome D2, Puncia_PCG_1.0, whole genome shotgun sequence genome, one interval contains:
- the LOC125933077 gene encoding olfactory receptor 226-like isoform X2, translating to MKGRNCLQVTEFILVGFSGSLGLHMCLVVLFTLAYMLTVTENVVVVAVIQVSPQLHKPMYVFLSNLSFLEVWYVSVTVPKMLLSLAEPQFRHISFAGCMAQLYFFLALACTECTLLGVMAYDRYVAICSPLRYPAIMSPSLCSFLAASSWLSGFAVSLGKVFFISRLGYCGPNVMNHFFCDVSPLLSLACSDVSMAELVDFLLALLILLGPLQLTIFSYAAILGTVLRIPAAAGRRKAFSTCASHLAVVVIFYSASLFIYARPRAIYSFDLNKVVSVVYTVLTPLLNPIIYCLRNQEVKEALRKAVQRVAQALGAPS from the exons ATGAAAGGTCGGAACTGTCTCCAAG TGACAGAGTTCATCCTAGTGGGCTTCTCGGGCTCGCTGGGCCTCCACATGTGCCTGGTGGTGCTGTTCACGCTAGCCTACATGCTGACCGTCACAGAGAACGTGGTCGTCGTCGCCGTGATCCAGGTCAGCCCCCAGCTGCACAAGCCCATGTATGTCTTCCTCAGCAACCTGTCCTTCCTGGAGGTGTGGTACGTCTCCGTCACCGTGCCCAAGATGCTGCTCAGCCTGGCGGAGCCCCAGTTCCGACACATCTCCTTCGCGGGCTGCATGGCGCAGCTGTATTTCTTCCTGGCGCTGGCCTGCACCGAGTGCACGCTCCTGGGGGTCATGGCCTACGACCGCTACGTGGCCATCTGCAGCCCCCTGCGCTACCCGGCCATCATGAGCCCCAGCCTCTGCAGCTTCCTGGCCGCCAGCTCCTGGCTCTCGGGCTTCGCCGTCTCCCTGGGAAAGGTCTTCTTCATCTCGCGCCTGGGCTACTGTGGCCCCAACGTCATGAACCACTTCTTCTGCGACGTGTCCCCCCTGCTGAGCCTCGCGTGCTCCGACGTGTCCATGGCGGAGCTGGTCGACTTCCTCCTGGCTCTGCTCATCCTGCTGGGGCCGCTGCAGCTCACCATCTTCTCGTACGCCGCCATCCTCGGCACCGTGCTGCGCATCCCGGCCGCCGCCGGCCGGCGCaaggccttctccacctgtgCCTCGCACCTGGCCGTGGTGGTCATCTTCTACTCCGCCTCCCTCTTCATCTACGCCCGGCCACGCGCCATCTACTCCTTTGACCTCAACAAGGTGGTGTCCGTGGTCTACACGGTGCTCACGCCCCTGCTCAACCCCATCATCTACTGCCTGCGGAACCAGGAGGTCAAGGAGGCCCTACGCAAGGCAGTGCAGAGGGTGGCCCAGGCCCTGGGTGCCCCGTCCTAG
- the LOC125933077 gene encoding olfactory receptor 226-like isoform X1 translates to MPFEDNRSEVTEFILVGFSGSLGLHMCLVVLFTLAYMLTVTENVVVVAVIQVSPQLHKPMYVFLSNLSFLEVWYVSVTVPKMLLSLAEPQFRHISFAGCMAQLYFFLALACTECTLLGVMAYDRYVAICSPLRYPAIMSPSLCSFLAASSWLSGFAVSLGKVFFISRLGYCGPNVMNHFFCDVSPLLSLACSDVSMAELVDFLLALLILLGPLQLTIFSYAAILGTVLRIPAAAGRRKAFSTCASHLAVVVIFYSASLFIYARPRAIYSFDLNKVVSVVYTVLTPLLNPIIYCLRNQEVKEALRKAVQRVAQALGAPS, encoded by the coding sequence ATGCCCTTCGAGGACAATCGCTCGGAAGTGACAGAGTTCATCCTAGTGGGCTTCTCGGGCTCGCTGGGCCTCCACATGTGCCTGGTGGTGCTGTTCACGCTAGCCTACATGCTGACCGTCACAGAGAACGTGGTCGTCGTCGCCGTGATCCAGGTCAGCCCCCAGCTGCACAAGCCCATGTATGTCTTCCTCAGCAACCTGTCCTTCCTGGAGGTGTGGTACGTCTCCGTCACCGTGCCCAAGATGCTGCTCAGCCTGGCGGAGCCCCAGTTCCGACACATCTCCTTCGCGGGCTGCATGGCGCAGCTGTATTTCTTCCTGGCGCTGGCCTGCACCGAGTGCACGCTCCTGGGGGTCATGGCCTACGACCGCTACGTGGCCATCTGCAGCCCCCTGCGCTACCCGGCCATCATGAGCCCCAGCCTCTGCAGCTTCCTGGCCGCCAGCTCCTGGCTCTCGGGCTTCGCCGTCTCCCTGGGAAAGGTCTTCTTCATCTCGCGCCTGGGCTACTGTGGCCCCAACGTCATGAACCACTTCTTCTGCGACGTGTCCCCCCTGCTGAGCCTCGCGTGCTCCGACGTGTCCATGGCGGAGCTGGTCGACTTCCTCCTGGCTCTGCTCATCCTGCTGGGGCCGCTGCAGCTCACCATCTTCTCGTACGCCGCCATCCTCGGCACCGTGCTGCGCATCCCGGCCGCCGCCGGCCGGCGCaaggccttctccacctgtgCCTCGCACCTGGCCGTGGTGGTCATCTTCTACTCCGCCTCCCTCTTCATCTACGCCCGGCCACGCGCCATCTACTCCTTTGACCTCAACAAGGTGGTGTCCGTGGTCTACACGGTGCTCACGCCCCTGCTCAACCCCATCATCTACTGCCTGCGGAACCAGGAGGTCAAGGAGGCCCTACGCAAGGCAGTGCAGAGGGTGGCCCAGGCCCTGGGTGCCCCGTCCTAG